A genomic region of Antennarius striatus isolate MH-2024 chromosome 16, ASM4005453v1, whole genome shotgun sequence contains the following coding sequences:
- the flii gene encoding protein flightless-1 homolog, with product MAATGVLPFIRGVDLSGNDFKGGYFPEHVKCMSSLRWLKLNRTGLCYLPEELASLQKLEHLSVSHNSLTTLHGELSSLPNLRAVVARANNLKNSGVPDDIFQLDDLSVLDLSYNQLTEIPRDLENSRNMLVLNLSHNSIDSIPNQLFINLTDLLYLDLSDNKLDSLPPQMRRLVHLQTLILNNNPLMHAQLRQLPAMVALQTLHLRNTQRTQNNMPTSLEGLTNLADVDLSCNDLTRVPECLYSLGSLKRLNLSSNQISELSLCIDQWTQLETLNLSRNQLTSLPSAICKLSKLKKLYVNSNKLDFDGVPPGVGKLSSLAEFMAANNNLELIPEGLCRCGKLKKLVLNKNRLVTLPEAIHFLTDLEVLDVRENPNLIMPPKPVDRAAEWYNIDFSLQNQLRLAGASPATVAAAGGGASPRDPLARKMRLRKRKDCSQDDQAKQVLKGMSDVAQEKKNLEENGDLKYGDLKTRRWDKSLEKPQLDYSEYFMDDAGQIPGVTVWQIENFVPLQVDETFHGKFYEADCYIVLKTFLDDNGALNWQIFYWIGQEATLDKKAGSAIHAVNLRNFLGAECRTIREEMGDESEEFSAVFNNEISYIEGGTASGFYTVEDTQHLTRLYRVYGKKNIRLESVPLKSSSLDPRYVFLLDTGLEIFIWRGAIATLSSTTKARLFAEKINKNERKGKAEITTLMQNQEPPGFWETLGGQPEEIKKHVPDDFCPIRPKLYKVGLGLGYLELPQINYKLSVEHKDHKVKLDTLPEMRLVQSLLDTKCVYILDCWSDVFIWIGRKSPRLVRAAALKLGQEICSMLHRPKHACVTRNLESTECQVFKSKFKNWDDVLKVDYTRAAETVQQTDNLQGKVKKDAEQKDQMKADLTALFLPRQPAMPLTEAEQLMEEWNEDLDGMEGFVLEGKKFARLPEEEFGHFHTQDCYVFLCRYWVPVEYEDDEKEKKEGKGAEGGGGKTEEEEEKQPEEDFQCVVYFWQGRKASNMGWLTFTFSLQKKFESLFPGKLKVVRMTQQQENLKFLSHFKRKFIIHNGKRKQTVDAAQPSLYHVRTNGSALCTRTIQIGTDSSNLNSEFCFILKVPFESTDNQGIVYTWVGRAADPDEAKLAEDIMNCMFDDTYSKQVINEGEEPENFFWVGIGSQKQYDEDADYMKYARLFRCSNEKGYFSVSEKCSDFCQDDLADDDIMLLDNGKEVYMWVGTQTSQVEIKLSLKACQVYIQHMRSKESEHPRKLRLVRKGNEPHYFTRCFHAWGTFKSPPV from the exons ATGGCTGCCACCGGAGTTCTTCCCTTTATAAGAGGGGTAGACCTCAGTGGAAACGACTTCAAA GGTGGATACTTTCCAGAGCATGTAAAGTGTATGAGCAGCCTGCGATGGCTGAAGCTGAACAGAACAGGACTGTGTTACCTCCCAGAGGAGCtggcatcactgcagaagctg gaGCATCTTTCAGTGAGTCACAACAGCCTGACTACCTTACATGGTGAACTGTCCAGTTTGCCAAACCTACGG GCGGTGGTAGCCAGAGCAAACAACCTGAAGAACTCTGGAGTCCCAGATGATATCTTTCAGCTGGATGACCTTTCTGTGCTG GATTTGAGCTATAATCAGCTGACAGAGATCCCAAGAGACTtggaaaacagcagaaacatgcTGGTGCTGAATCTTAGTCACAACAGCATCGACTCCATTCCGAACCAGTTGTTCATTAACCTGACAGACCTTCTTTATCTGGACCTGAGCGACAACAAACTGGACAGTTTgccaccccagatgagacgcctGGTTCACCTGCAGACTCTCATTCTGAACAACAACCCATTGATGCACGCACAACTTCG CCAGCTGCCAGCAATGGTGGCATTGCAAACCCTCCACCTGAGAAACACCCAGAGGACCCAGAACAACATGCCCACCAGCCTGGAGGGACTGACAAATTTAGCAG ATGTTGACCTGTCATGTAACGACTTGACCCGGGTGCCTGAGTGTCTTTATTCACTGGGAAGTCTGAAGAGACTCAACTTGAGCAGCAACCAGATCTCTGAACTGTCCCTCTGCATTGACCAGTGGACTCAGCTGGAGACGCTTAACCTAAGCCGCAACCAGCTCACTTCACTGCCA TCTGCGATCTGTAAGCTGTCCAAACTGAAAAAGCTTTATGTCAACTCCAACAAACTGGATTTTGATGGCGTTCCACCCGGTGTTGGCAAACTGTCCAGTCTGGCAGAGTTCATGGCTGCTAACAATAACCTGGAACTGATCCCTGAGGGTCTCTGCAG GTGTGGGAAGCTGAAGAAGCTGGTGCTGAATAAAAACCGCCTGGTGACACTGCCAGAAGCCATCCACTTTTTGACTGATTTAGAG GTTCTGGATGTGCGTGAAAACCCCAATCTGATAATGCCGCCTAAACCAGTCGACAGAGCAGCAGAGTGGTACAACATCGACTTCTCGCTTCAAAACCAGCTGAGGCTAGCTGGGGCTTCACCTGCTACAgtagctgctgctggaggag GAGCCAGCCCCCGAGATCCCCTGGCAAGGAAAATgaggctgaggaagaggaaagactGTTCTCAAGACGATCAGGCAAAGCAGGTGCTAAAGGGCATGAGTGATGTCgcacaggagaagaagaacttgGAG GAGAATGGTGATTTGAAATACGGTGATCTAAAGACAAGGCGCTGGGACAAGAGTTTAGAAAAACCTCAGCTGGATTACTCAGAGTACTTTATGGATGATGCAGGACag ATTCCAGGTGTAACAGTATGGCAGATAGAAAACTTTGTTCCTCTCCAAGTGGATGAAACATTTCATGGAAAATTCTATGAGGCTGATTGCTACATTGTCCTTAAG acCTTTCTGGATGACAATGGTGCGTTGAACTGGCAGATCTTCTACTGGATTGGTCAGGAAGCAACTCTGGACAAGAAGGCCGGCTCTGCCATTCATGCTGTCAACCTCAGGAATTTCCTAGGAGCAGAGTGCAGGACGATACGGGAAGAAATGGGTGATGAGAGCGAGGAGTTCAGTGCT gTGTTTAACAACGAGATCTCCTACATAGAAGGAGGAACAGCCAGTGGATTTTACACTGTGGAGGACACACAACACCTCACCCG GTTGTACAGAGTTTATGGCAAGAAAAATATCAGGCTGGAGTCGGTACCCTTGAAATCCTCGTCTTTGGACCCACG TTATGTCTTCCTGTTGGACACAGGACTGGAAATATTCATCTGGAGAGGAGCCATCGCCACCCTCAGCAGCACCACAAAGGCCAG GTTATTTGCAGAAAAGATAAATAAGAATGAACGTAAGGGGAAGGCAGAGATCACAACCCTCATGCAGAACCAGGAGCCCCCAGGTTTCTGGGAGACATTGGGAGGACAACCGGAGGAGATCAAAAAGCACGTACCAGACGACTTCTGTCCAATCAGGCCAAAGCTCTACAAG GTGGGTTTGGGTCTGGGTTACCTGGAACTGCCTCAGATCAACTACAAGCTGTCAGTTGAGCATAAAGACCACAAAGTGAAACTGGACACCCTGCCAGAGATGAGACTG GTGCAGTCCCTTCTTGACACAAAGTGCGTGTACATCCTGGACTGCTGGTCTGATGTGTTCATCTGGATCGGGAGGAAGTCTCCACGTCTTGTCCGAGCCGCTGCCTTGAAACTGGGTCAGGAGATCTGCTCAATGCTGCACCGGCCCAAACATGCCTGTGTCACCCGAAACCTGGAGAGCACTGAGTGCCAG gtgtttaaatcCAAGTTTAAGAACTGGGATGATGTGTTGAAGGTGGACTACACTAGAGCAGCAGAGACCGTCCAGCAGACAGACAATCTGCAGGGCAAG GTGAAGAAGGATGCAGAGCAGAAAGACCAGATGAAAGCTGACCTCACAGCGCTCTTCCTCCCCAGGCAGCCGGCCATGCCCCTAACTGAG GCTGAGCAACTGATGGAGGAGTGGAATGAGGATCTGGATGGAATGGAAGGATTTGTGCTTGAAGGAAAGAAATTTGCTCGTCTGCCTGAAGAAGAGTTTGGTCATTTCCATACCCAGGACTGTTACGTCTTCCTCTGCCG ATACTGGGTGCCCGTGGAGTATGAAGATGacgagaaggagaagaaggagggcaAAGGCgctgaaggaggtggaggaaaaacagaggaagaggaggaaaaacagcCCGAGGAAGACTTCCAATGCGTGGTGTATTTCTGGCAGGGCAGGAAGGCCTCCAATATGGGCTGGCTCACGTTTACCTTCTCCCTGCAGAAGAAGTTTGAGAGTCTATTCCCCGGAAAACTGAAG GTGGTACGTATGACCCAGCAGCAGGAGAACCTGAAGTTCCTGTCCCACTTCAAGAGGAAGTTCATCATCCACAATGGAAAGAGGAAACAGACTGTCGACGCCGCTCAGCCCTCCCTCTACCACGTACGCACCAATGGCAGCGCACTTTGCACCAG GACCATCCAGATTGGAACAGACTCCAGCAATCTCAACTCGGAGTTCTGCTTCATCCTCAAG GTACCGTTTGAGAGCACAGACAATCAGGGCATCGTTTACACGTGGGTGGGAAGGGCTGCTGATCCCGACGAAGCAAAACTTGCCGAGGATATCATGAACTGCATGTTTGATGACACCTACAGCAAACAG GTAATTaatgagggggaggagccagagaACTTCTTCTGGGTGGGGATTGGATCGCAGAAGCAGTACGATGAAGATGCAGATTACATGAAATACGCTCGTCTCTTCAG GTGTTCAAATGAGAAGGGTTATTTCTCTGTGTCTGAGAAATGCTCAGACTTCTGTCAGGACGACTTggctgatgatgacatcatgctgCTGGACAATGGCAAAGAG GTATACATGTGGGTTGGTACACAGACCAGCCAGGTGGAGATCAAACTTAGCCTCAAAGCCTGCCAG gtttACATCCAGCACATGCGTTCTAAAGAATCTGAACACCCAAGGAAGCTGAGGCTGGTGCGGAAAGGGAACGAGCCCCACTACTTCACGCGGTGCTTCCACGCCTGGGGCACTTTTAAATCTCCACCAGTGTAG
- the desi1a gene encoding desumoylating isopeptidase 1, with protein MDKSATRYNVQLYIYDLSRGMARSLSPIMLGKQLDGIWHTAIVAYGDEFFFGGEGISSCPPGGTMLGPPDTVVELGETEVSEEIFMEYLSSLGESTYRGDRYRLFEHNCNTFTNEVAQFLTGRAIPSYITDLPSEVLSTPFGQILRPILDSIHIAPPGGNVINGGRNV; from the exons ATGGATAAGAGTGCCACGCGATACAATGTACAGCTTTATATTTATGATTTGTCGAGAGGAATGGCTCGCAGCCTCAGCCCCATCATGTTAG GAAAGCAACTTGATGGTATCTG GCACACAGCTATAGTGGCATACGGTGATGAATTCTTCTTTGGAGGGGAAGGAATCTCAAGCTGTCCACCG GGTGGAACAATGCTCGGTCCTCCTGACACAGTGGTGGAGTTAGGAGAGACTGAGGTGTCTGAGGAGATATTCATGGAGTACCTCTCTTCCCTAGGAGAAAGCACGTACAG AGGTGACCGGTATCGTCTGTTTGAGCACAATTGTAACACCTTCACCAATGAGGTGGCTCAGTTCCTGACAGGCAGGGCCATCCCTTCCTACATCACTGATCTACCATCAGAAGTCCTCTCCAC ACCTTTCGGACAGATATTGCGGCCCATCCTGGACTCGATCCATATTGCTCCTCCAGGAGGCAATGTCATCAATGGCGGAAGAAACGTCTAA